Genomic window (Streptococcus porcinus):
ACCAGCTTGAATTAAGGCAGCTGCCGTATAGGCTCCCTCAACGATAGGTACTTGCATAATTGATAATTCTTTATCTGTAAAGTCGGCTACCATTTCCAAATTCATACGGGCTGACCCTAAATCGAAAAAGGCTAGTAACTGACTCTTAGGATTTTGATCAACTACCATCTGAACTTGATCAAAACTGGTACCAATCCCACCATCTTCATGTCCCCCAACGCTGGTAATAGCGACATCTTTTGCAACTTCCGCCAGTAAATCCGTGATTCCTGAAGCAATGCCTTTTGAATGTGAAACAATAACAATACCTAACTCTGACATTAGATCACCTCTGCTTCCAACATAGCTTCAAATAAAAGGCCAGATGAATAAGAACCAGGATCAATATGGCCAATGGAGCGTTCGCCCACATAAGAT
Coding sequences:
- the dhaM gene encoding dihydroxyacetone kinase phosphoryl donor subunit DhaM, which codes for MSELGIVIVSHSKGIASGITDLLAEVAKDVAITSVGGHEDGGIGTSFDQVQMVVDQNPKSQLLAFFDLGSARMNLEMVADFTDKELSIMQVPIVEGAYTAAALIQAGVDKEAILQQLSELEIKK